The following proteins come from a genomic window of Acomys russatus chromosome 17, mAcoRus1.1, whole genome shotgun sequence:
- the LOC127201847 gene encoding 40S ribosomal protein S29-like → MGHQQLYWSHPWKFDQGSHSCRVCSNRHGLIRKYGLNMCCQCFHQYAKDIGLIKLD, encoded by the coding sequence ATGGGTCACCAGCAGCTCTACTGGAGTCACCCATGGAAGTTCGACCAGGGTTCTCACTCCTGCCGCGTTTGCTCTAACCGCCACGGTCTGATCCGGAAATACGGGCTCAACATGTGCTGCCAGTGTTTCCATCAGTACGCGAAGGACATAGGCTTAATTAAGTTGGACTGA